In one window of Meiothermus sp. DNA:
- a CDS encoding RNA-binding protein → MRLETCDLRKAMEEIMQEYLKKAREGRVVQTPFMEADALDELRRLAKQEGVRLETFGGLPMASRRVAVLFPEHIPAVADPVLVLLLRFEGDLEALEDKLRTLLEPGLLGDLEETQEGFFLATLPKGLKILQEAGLEAQLATPEQLPQVRERTRSVVVPSLRVDVVGAKGFGVSRTYFAQGVKAGKVRLRGKTASAKDELTEGDTLLAEGLGSLVVKKVLGQTRRGNVKLELEVRR, encoded by the coding sequence ATGCGACTTGAGACCTGTGACCTGCGAAAAGCTATGGAGGAGATCATGCAGGAATACCTGAAAAAAGCCCGGGAGGGACGGGTGGTGCAGACCCCCTTTATGGAGGCCGATGCACTGGACGAGTTGCGCCGACTGGCGAAGCAAGAGGGGGTTCGCCTCGAGACCTTTGGGGGCCTGCCGATGGCCTCCCGTCGGGTGGCGGTGCTGTTCCCCGAGCATATCCCGGCGGTGGCCGACCCTGTCCTGGTGTTGCTATTGCGCTTTGAGGGCGACCTCGAGGCCCTGGAAGACAAACTCCGGACCCTATTGGAGCCGGGTCTCTTGGGCGACCTGGAAGAGACCCAAGAGGGCTTTTTCCTGGCGACGCTGCCCAAAGGGCTCAAAATCCTGCAAGAGGCCGGCCTCGAGGCCCAGCTCGCCACCCCTGAGCAGTTGCCCCAGGTGCGCGAGCGCACCCGCAGCGTGGTGGTGCCCAGCCTGCGGGTGGATGTGGTGGGGGCCAAAGGCTTCGGGGTTTCGCGCACCTACTTTGCCCAGGGGGTCAAGGCGGGCAAGGTCAGGTTGCGGGGCAAAACCGCCTCGGCCAAGGACGAACTAACCGAGGGCGACACCCTGCTGGCCGAAGGGCTGGGCAGCCTGGTGGTCAAAAAGGTGCTGGGCCAGACCAGGCGGGGCAACGTGAAGCTCGAGCTCGAGGTTCGCCGCTAG
- a CDS encoding ABC transporter ATP-binding protein: MNLLRLLRSFWPHILLAAGLAVLPAVAQAWLPGRVVKPLFDQVLAGQFDRLGEVLWVGAGLLLLLVVSGYALEAFMGYLSVKVPAVWRERVFEHLLKTHLMALPTSPGGLTGRLIADLKELEGFLFYSLGGLLGQGVLLLALLWQLLLHYTELTLYLLLVLLPMALLLGWIGTWVTHYSRRTQAALERLAGRMAEGFGRLELIRALHLEDFMRARFRHSNLQQYRLGLTRSLISALNLPLGQLATTLLLGLLLFLGVGAVQRGQMTPGDLTAFLTLLALAIAPLQVLSRVGTGFAQAEGAAARVVELLGLPYAPPMGALRPESLEGRLELRHLSYSYPDSAATLQNLNLCLEPGSFTAIVGPSGAGKSTLLRVLLGLYPPSKGQVLLDGRDLQSYDAAWLRARMAWVPQEPMLFAGTVQENLAVLAPGAIPEAMQKALQTVGLHPEVSLQTLLDEEGGGLSVGQRQRLAIAAALLREAKILLLDEITSALDKHSEGQVVAALEAVRPGRTVVVVAHRLSTVQHADQIVVMENGRIVELGPHVELMALGGVYAGLWRG, translated from the coding sequence ATGAACCTCCTCCGACTCCTGCGCTCTTTTTGGCCGCACATCCTGCTGGCGGCAGGGCTGGCGGTTTTGCCCGCTGTGGCGCAAGCCTGGCTGCCGGGCCGGGTGGTCAAGCCGCTCTTTGACCAGGTGCTGGCAGGACAGTTTGACCGTTTGGGCGAGGTGCTCTGGGTGGGGGCGGGGCTATTGTTGCTATTGGTGGTGAGCGGGTATGCGCTGGAAGCCTTTATGGGCTACCTTTCGGTCAAGGTTCCGGCGGTCTGGCGGGAGCGGGTCTTCGAGCACCTGCTTAAGACCCACCTGATGGCCCTCCCGACTTCGCCCGGTGGGCTGACGGGGCGGCTCATTGCCGATTTGAAGGAGCTCGAGGGTTTTCTGTTCTATAGCCTGGGGGGGCTTTTGGGGCAGGGGGTTCTGCTTCTAGCTTTGCTCTGGCAACTCCTGCTCCACTACACCGAACTCACCTTGTACCTACTGCTCGTGTTATTACCGATGGCGCTGCTGCTGGGCTGGATTGGAACCTGGGTGACCCATTACAGCCGGCGTACCCAGGCTGCCTTGGAGCGGTTGGCTGGCCGCATGGCCGAAGGGTTTGGGCGCCTGGAGCTGATTCGGGCCTTGCACCTCGAAGACTTCATGCGCGCCCGGTTTCGTCACAGCAACCTTCAACAATACCGCTTGGGGCTTACCCGCAGCCTGATTTCGGCCCTGAATCTGCCCCTGGGGCAGCTTGCGACCACCTTGCTTTTGGGCCTGCTGCTCTTTCTGGGGGTGGGTGCGGTGCAGCGGGGGCAGATGACCCCCGGCGATCTGACTGCGTTCCTAACCTTGTTGGCCCTGGCCATTGCCCCCTTGCAAGTTTTGAGCCGGGTGGGCACCGGGTTTGCCCAGGCCGAAGGGGCGGCGGCCCGTGTGGTGGAGTTGCTGGGCCTTCCCTATGCGCCTCCCATGGGTGCGCTTCGCCCCGAATCCCTGGAGGGGAGGCTCGAGCTTCGCCACCTGAGCTACAGCTATCCGGACAGTGCGGCCACCCTGCAAAACCTCAACCTGTGCCTGGAGCCCGGCTCCTTCACCGCTATTGTGGGGCCCTCGGGGGCGGGCAAAAGCACCCTCCTGCGGGTACTACTGGGCCTCTACCCGCCGAGCAAAGGGCAGGTTTTGCTGGACGGACGTGACCTGCAAAGCTACGATGCGGCCTGGCTGCGCGCCCGCATGGCCTGGGTGCCCCAGGAGCCCATGCTCTTTGCCGGAACTGTACAGGAAAACCTGGCGGTGCTGGCCCCGGGCGCAATCCCAGAGGCCATGCAAAAAGCCTTGCAGACTGTGGGCCTGCACCCCGAGGTAAGCCTGCAAACCCTGCTGGATGAAGAAGGGGGCGGGCTCTCGGTGGGACAGCGGCAGCGCCTGGCGATTGCGGCGGCGCTCTTACGCGAGGCCAAAATTCTCCTGCTCGACGAGATTACCAGCGCCCTGGATAAGCACAGCGAGGGGCAGGTGGTAGCGGCTTTGGAAGCCGTCCGTCCGGGCCGTACAGTGGTGGTCGTGGCCCACCGCCTTTCTACCGTGCAGCACGCCGACCAGATTGTGGTCATGGAGAATGGCCGGATTGTGGAGCTCGGTCCCCATGTGGAGCTCATGGCCCTTGGGGGGGTGTACGCGGGGCTGTGGAGGGGTTGA
- a CDS encoding sugar synthetase, protein MLDEILLLTNGPGELSTWVPPVLSRLRRVAPGAWIELFLIRDQFAAGTEQTKAKALELDAISGRSELARRLLRGKAKGRGLVLMLGGAPRDAVLLSKATGYPAFSYTFDAKAHHPGLRAVLVDSERTKSAMQARGVDPTRVVVVGNLVVDALNQASRQPTQPADVLLFAGSRPFAARYLLGFLLAAAEQMAKEKPQLRFAWVKSRLLPEAVVEEALQAHRVQDIGGVGASWEGAGLRTLHGLEVAVLDEPERYAAMRQASLAITIPGTNTLELALAGLPSLVLLPLHKPEMLPLEGLWHWLLSLPGARPFKQRFVRGLVSRIPHLALPNQWLNERVFPELRGVFSPTEVALAGLELLRQERAQEVRARLGRLEAEPGADKLVAYVLANS, encoded by the coding sequence ATGCTGGATGAAATCCTGCTCCTGACCAACGGCCCTGGCGAACTTTCGACCTGGGTGCCGCCGGTGCTGTCGCGCTTGCGACGAGTAGCACCGGGAGCTTGGATTGAGCTCTTTTTAATCCGGGATCAGTTTGCCGCTGGAACGGAGCAAACCAAAGCCAAAGCGCTCGAGCTCGACGCGATCTCGGGGCGCTCGGAGCTGGCCCGTAGGCTTCTGCGGGGAAAAGCCAAAGGGCGGGGGTTGGTGCTGATGCTGGGGGGCGCCCCGCGCGATGCGGTTCTGCTGAGCAAGGCTACCGGCTATCCGGCTTTTTCCTATACCTTCGATGCCAAGGCCCATCACCCCGGGCTGCGGGCAGTGCTGGTCGACTCTGAGCGCACCAAAAGCGCCATGCAAGCCCGGGGAGTAGATCCTACCCGCGTAGTGGTGGTAGGAAATCTGGTGGTGGATGCCCTGAACCAAGCCTCCAGGCAACCCACCCAGCCCGCCGATGTGTTGCTGTTTGCGGGCAGCCGCCCTTTTGCAGCCCGCTACCTGCTGGGGTTTTTGCTGGCGGCAGCGGAACAGATGGCGAAAGAGAAGCCACAGCTTCGTTTTGCCTGGGTTAAGAGTCGCCTTTTACCAGAAGCGGTTGTGGAGGAGGCTTTGCAAGCGCATCGGGTGCAGGACATCGGGGGTGTGGGGGCTAGCTGGGAAGGGGCAGGTTTGCGTACCCTGCATGGCCTCGAGGTGGCCGTGCTGGATGAACCTGAGCGCTATGCGGCCATGCGCCAGGCCTCGCTGGCCATTACCATTCCCGGCACCAACACCCTCGAGCTGGCCCTGGCCGGCCTCCCCTCGCTGGTGTTGTTGCCCTTGCACAAGCCGGAGATGCTGCCGCTGGAGGGCCTCTGGCACTGGCTTCTGAGCCTGCCCGGGGCCCGGCCCTTCAAGCAAAGGTTTGTGCGGGGCCTGGTCTCGCGCATTCCCCACCTGGCCTTGCCGAACCAGTGGCTGAATGAGCGGGTTTTCCCAGAGCTACGCGGGGTCTTTAGCCCCACCGAGGTAGCGCTGGCCGGGTTGGAACTGCTGCGCCAGGAGCGGGCCCAGGAAGTCCGGGCCAGACTGGGGCGCCTGGAAGCAGAGCCCGGAGCCGATAAGCTGGTGGCGTATGTGCTGGCCAACTCCTGA
- the lpxA gene encoding acyl-ACP--UDP-N-acetylglucosamine O-acyltransferase, protein MSRLAIHPTAVVSPRALLASDVKVGPYAVIEGPCEIGPGVEIGAHVVIHPFVRLAAGVKVGPHAVLGGVPQDLSFRGQETWLEVGANTVLREGVILHRSTREEQPTRVGSGCYLMGHVHVGHDAQVGNGVILTQSVAVAGHVEIGDYAVVGGLAGIHQFVRIGTRAMVGALSKPTRDVLPFSLAEGSPALHYRLNTVGLRRAGVSGERYRALEQAFRAVREGRPLDNLPDTEEVRTLKAFLAAPSKRNLSGFVRGKPSFEG, encoded by the coding sequence GTGAGTCGGCTGGCCATCCACCCCACCGCGGTGGTCTCGCCCCGGGCCCTGCTGGCCTCCGATGTGAAGGTAGGGCCCTATGCGGTGATTGAGGGACCCTGTGAGATTGGCCCCGGGGTCGAGATTGGGGCCCATGTGGTGATCCACCCCTTTGTGCGGCTGGCGGCAGGCGTCAAGGTAGGGCCACACGCGGTGCTGGGGGGGGTGCCGCAAGACCTGAGCTTTCGCGGTCAGGAGACCTGGCTCGAGGTGGGGGCCAACACGGTCTTGCGCGAGGGGGTGATACTGCACCGTTCCACCAGAGAAGAACAGCCCACCCGTGTGGGTTCGGGCTGCTACCTGATGGGCCATGTGCACGTGGGGCACGATGCCCAGGTGGGCAACGGGGTGATTCTGACCCAGAGCGTGGCCGTGGCAGGGCATGTGGAGATCGGCGATTATGCTGTGGTGGGGGGGCTGGCTGGCATCCACCAGTTTGTACGCATTGGAACCCGGGCCATGGTGGGGGCCCTCTCCAAACCCACCCGGGATGTCCTGCCGTTTTCGCTAGCGGAGGGCAGCCCGGCGCTGCATTACCGCCTGAATACGGTGGGTTTGCGCCGGGCTGGGGTGAGCGGCGAGCGCTACCGGGCCCTCGAGCAAGCCTTCCGGGCGGTACGCGAAGGCAGGCCCCTCGACAACCTGCCCGATACCGAAGAGGTGCGAACCCTGAAGGCCTTTTTGGCGGCTCCTTCCAAACGCAACCTGTCGGGTTTTGTGCGGGGGAAGCCGAGTTTTGAGGGGTAA
- the fabZ gene encoding 3-hydroxyacyl-ACP dehydratase FabZ: MDIYEILKFLPHRYPFLLIDRVLEADEKRFRAIKNVTFNEPHFQGHFPGYPIMPGVLLIEAMAQGSVAVVTQQPEYRPGGLVFLVGVEEARFKKPVIPGDTLMLEGELLAYRRGLGKVRVEARVEGELRAEATLTFVLRSDTGGAVS, translated from the coding sequence GTGGACATTTACGAAATCCTCAAGTTTCTGCCCCATCGCTACCCCTTCTTGCTGATAGACCGGGTTCTGGAAGCCGACGAGAAGCGCTTTCGGGCCATTAAAAACGTGACCTTCAACGAACCCCACTTTCAGGGGCACTTTCCGGGCTACCCCATCATGCCGGGGGTGCTGCTGATCGAGGCCATGGCCCAGGGCTCGGTGGCGGTAGTCACCCAGCAGCCCGAGTACCGGCCCGGGGGGCTGGTGTTTTTGGTGGGGGTTGAGGAGGCCCGTTTCAAGAAGCCGGTGATCCCAGGCGATACCCTCATGTTAGAAGGGGAACTGCTGGCCTACCGGCGGGGATTGGGCAAGGTCAGGGTCGAGGCCCGGGTGGAAGGCGAACTGCGGGCCGAGGCCACCCTGACCTTTGTGCTACGCTCCGACACAGGGGGCGCGGTCTCGTGA
- a CDS encoding Gfo/Idh/MocA family protein produces the protein MELNVGVVGVGVMGTYHAQVYAGLPGVRLVGVADPDPFRQAAIEQDLEVPAYASPEDLLGRVQAVSIASPTSFHYEQARMFLEAGVHVLLEKPMTRTMQEARELVRLAEQRGVVLQVGHIVRFYRAVGDLMNMVNTPWVLEARRMGNNRRIRDIGVVLDLMIHDLDLVLLLLREKPLRYSVVGRQVEGLDEFAQAVVDFPSGARALFTASRISPQAERSLTITQPGEVLRLDFNSEFTELSLHRSPPVQPDPDRVEPNGRTQVQTERIAIHNDNPLRRQLKHFVDRIQKGEPSLVTLEDDLQALELALDLSHALQPVMTR, from the coding sequence ATGGAGCTAAATGTGGGCGTTGTGGGTGTGGGGGTGATGGGCACGTACCACGCGCAGGTCTACGCAGGGTTGCCAGGGGTTCGGCTGGTTGGGGTAGCCGACCCCGATCCTTTTCGCCAGGCTGCCATCGAGCAGGACCTGGAAGTACCGGCCTATGCCAGCCCGGAGGATCTGCTGGGCAGGGTGCAGGCGGTCTCGATTGCGTCGCCGACCTCCTTTCACTACGAGCAGGCCCGAATGTTTTTAGAGGCTGGGGTGCATGTGCTGCTGGAAAAGCCCATGACCCGCACCATGCAGGAGGCGCGGGAGCTGGTACGGCTGGCCGAACAGCGGGGGGTGGTTTTGCAGGTAGGGCATATTGTGCGCTTCTACCGAGCGGTGGGCGACCTCATGAATATGGTCAACACCCCCTGGGTGCTGGAAGCCCGCCGCATGGGCAACAACCGGCGCATACGCGATATTGGGGTGGTGCTCGACCTAATGATCCATGACCTGGATCTGGTGCTGCTGCTTTTGCGGGAAAAACCGCTGCGCTACAGCGTGGTGGGGCGGCAGGTAGAAGGTCTGGACGAGTTTGCCCAGGCCGTGGTGGATTTCCCTTCGGGCGCGCGGGCCCTGTTTACGGCCAGCCGGATTTCCCCTCAGGCTGAACGCTCCCTGACCATTACCCAGCCCGGTGAGGTGCTGCGGCTGGATTTTAATAGCGAGTTTACCGAACTGTCGTTGCACCGCTCGCCACCAGTACAACCCGACCCCGACCGGGTGGAGCCCAACGGGCGCACCCAGGTACAGACCGAGCGCATCGCCATCCACAACGACAATCCCTTGCGCCGCCAGCTCAAGCACTTTGTGGATCGAATTCAAAAGGGAGAGCCTTCGCTGGTCACCCTCGAGGACGACCTGCAAGCCCTCGAGCTGGCCCTCGATCTCTCCCACGCTTTGCAACCGGTAATGACCCGCTAA
- the lpxC gene encoding UDP-3-O-acyl-N-acetylglucosamine deacetylase, which produces MTIRGIGLHTGEPSSVRFHPAEGPVRFRVGGLEFRPLASTVIDTTRCTVLGYQHQRLMTVEHLLAALYIRGIWEGLVVEVTGPEIPILDGSAQEWLAALKGFAALGPPPVSVAGTIRVEEGRSSAMAQPAEGFSLTTTILFTHPKIGYQQVECPPTPLEELASARTFGFLQEVEAMRARGLIKGASLDNALVFSEHSFVNTPRMLHEPVWHKALDFLGDLYLAGRPYLGRFVAHRSSHRLHVELAKLLQS; this is translated from the coding sequence ATGACGATTCGTGGCATCGGCCTGCACACTGGCGAACCCAGCTCTGTACGGTTTCATCCAGCCGAGGGGCCGGTGCGTTTTCGGGTGGGGGGGCTCGAGTTTCGCCCTTTGGCTTCTACAGTAATTGATACTACGCGCTGCACGGTGCTGGGCTACCAGCACCAGCGCTTGATGACGGTTGAACACCTGCTGGCAGCCCTCTACATTCGGGGCATCTGGGAGGGCCTGGTAGTTGAGGTAACCGGCCCGGAGATTCCCATCCTGGACGGCAGCGCGCAAGAATGGCTGGCGGCCTTGAAGGGATTTGCAGCGCTGGGCCCCCCACCGGTTTCGGTAGCTGGAACCATCCGGGTAGAGGAGGGGCGCAGTAGCGCGATGGCCCAGCCAGCCGAAGGTTTTTCCCTGACCACCACCATTCTTTTCACCCATCCCAAAATCGGCTACCAGCAGGTAGAGTGCCCACCCACGCCGCTGGAAGAGCTGGCCTCGGCCCGCACATTTGGCTTTTTACAGGAGGTGGAGGCCATGCGGGCCCGCGGGCTCATTAAAGGAGCCTCACTGGATAATGCCCTGGTCTTTAGCGAGCACAGCTTTGTCAACACCCCCCGTATGCTACATGAGCCGGTCTGGCACAAGGCCCTGGATTTTCTGGGCGATTTGTACTTGGCCGGTCGGCCCTACCTGGGCCGTTTCGTGGCGCACCGCAGTTCCCATCGGCTGCATGTGGAGCTGGCCAAGCTACTCCAGAGCTAA
- a CDS encoding UDP-3-O-(3-hydroxymyristoyl)glucosamine N-acyltransferase, which translates to MLLSEIAQEIGGRLEGPDLEIERLAAPDRAGPGELVVVREARYLEVALASGAALILDETSPCPDTISRIRVPAVHQAWSRILALFDERETWAGVGVHPSATIEAGAQVDPTASVGAYVLVCRGARVAAGAVIAPYCYVGEGVEVGPRTVLEPRVTLYRNTWLGADCKIGAGSVLGVVGFGFQNGERLPHTGRVVLEDGVELGANCVVQRSVVGETRIGARSKIGDLTDIGHNVQIGKGVVMVGSSAIGGSSVVGDDVLMGGWVVLSDHVRIGKGARLTGGSGISKDVPPGETWAGGIPAQPLRKHWRRLAVLDWLATAERSLRQFLKELQK; encoded by the coding sequence ATGTTGCTTTCTGAAATTGCCCAGGAGATAGGAGGGCGCCTCGAGGGCCCCGACCTCGAAATTGAGCGCCTGGCAGCCCCCGACCGGGCCGGGCCGGGCGAGCTGGTGGTGGTGCGCGAGGCGAGGTATCTCGAGGTTGCCCTGGCCAGTGGTGCAGCTTTAATACTGGACGAAACCAGCCCTTGCCCAGATACCATCAGTCGGATTCGTGTGCCGGCGGTACATCAAGCCTGGTCGCGGATTCTGGCCCTTTTTGATGAGCGCGAAACCTGGGCTGGTGTGGGGGTTCACCCCAGCGCCACCATCGAAGCCGGGGCTCAGGTAGACCCCACCGCCTCGGTTGGGGCGTATGTACTGGTGTGCCGGGGAGCTCGAGTGGCTGCGGGAGCGGTAATTGCACCGTACTGCTATGTGGGCGAGGGGGTGGAGGTGGGCCCCCGGACGGTGCTCGAGCCCCGGGTGACCCTCTACCGCAATACCTGGCTTGGCGCGGATTGCAAAATTGGGGCAGGCTCTGTCCTGGGGGTGGTGGGGTTTGGGTTTCAGAATGGAGAACGGCTGCCCCACACCGGCCGGGTGGTCTTGGAGGATGGGGTCGAGCTGGGGGCCAACTGCGTGGTACAGCGCAGCGTGGTAGGGGAGACCCGTATCGGGGCCCGCAGCAAAATCGGCGACCTCACCGATATTGGCCACAACGTCCAAATTGGCAAAGGTGTGGTGATGGTGGGTAGTAGCGCGATTGGTGGCAGCTCGGTCGTGGGGGACGACGTGCTGATGGGCGGGTGGGTGGTGCTCTCCGACCATGTGCGCATAGGTAAAGGAGCCAGGCTAACGGGCGGCAGTGGGATTTCGAAAGACGTGCCTCCGGGCGAGACCTGGGCCGGCGGCATTCCCGCCCAGCCCCTTCGCAAGCACTGGCGGCGCCTGGCCGTGCTGGACTGGTTGGCGACGGCGGAGCGCAGTCTGCGGCAATTCTTGAAGGAGCTGCAAAAATAA
- a CDS encoding rod shape-determining protein, whose protein sequence is MAGMFSFRGEDVGIDLGTASVLIYVRGKGIVLREPSVIAMVSDTKEVKAVGAEAYRMLGRTPGNIVAARPLKDGVIADYTLTERMLTLFIKKVLPPLRFFRPQVMVGVPSGVTEVERRAVVQAIVEAGAKRAYLIDEPLAAAIGAGIKIAEPTGSMVVDIGGGSSDIAVISLGGIVRATSLRIAGNEFDESIIRYIRNKYNLLIGERTAEELKIKIGAAKRTPGDQGAVAEVRGRDLISGLPKSIEVTTDDVVEALKEPLEKIVQGVKSVLETTPPELVADIIDRGILLTGGGALLRNLDLLLQEATGVPVVVAENAVEAVALGTGRALDMLHVLRDALVTSDNVLKR, encoded by the coding sequence ATGGCTGGGATGTTTTCGTTTCGCGGCGAGGATGTGGGTATTGATCTGGGCACCGCCTCGGTGCTGATTTATGTGCGTGGTAAAGGAATTGTACTGCGCGAACCTTCGGTTATTGCTATGGTAAGTGACACCAAAGAGGTCAAGGCAGTGGGGGCCGAAGCCTACCGGATGCTGGGGCGCACGCCTGGCAACATCGTGGCGGCCCGCCCGCTCAAGGATGGTGTAATTGCTGACTATACCCTAACTGAGCGGATGCTCACCCTCTTTATCAAAAAGGTTCTGCCCCCCCTGCGTTTTTTCAGACCACAGGTGATGGTGGGCGTGCCTTCCGGCGTAACCGAGGTCGAGCGTCGGGCGGTGGTGCAAGCAATTGTGGAAGCCGGTGCTAAGCGGGCCTACCTGATCGACGAACCCCTGGCGGCGGCCATCGGGGCTGGTATCAAGATTGCTGAACCGACCGGCAGCATGGTGGTGGATATTGGGGGGGGATCCAGCGATATTGCGGTGATTTCGCTGGGCGGCATTGTGCGCGCCACCAGTCTGCGGATTGCCGGTAACGAGTTCGACGAGTCCATCATTCGCTACATCCGTAATAAGTACAACTTGCTGATCGGAGAACGCACGGCGGAAGAGCTCAAGATCAAAATTGGCGCCGCCAAGCGTACGCCTGGTGATCAGGGTGCGGTGGCCGAAGTCCGTGGTCGCGACCTGATTTCGGGCCTGCCCAAGAGCATCGAAGTGACCACCGACGATGTGGTAGAGGCCCTCAAGGAACCCCTGGAAAAGATTGTCCAGGGCGTGAAGAGCGTCCTCGAGACCACCCCCCCCGAACTGGTGGCCGATATCATCGACCGGGGCATTTTGCTGACCGGCGGGGGGGCCTTGCTGCGCAACCTGGACCTGTTGCTTCAGGAGGCCACGGGGGTACCGGTGGTGGTGGCCGAAAATGCGGTGGAAGCGGTGGCGCTGGGCACGGGCCGGGCCCTCGACATGCTGCACGTGTTGCGGGATGCCCTGGTTACTTCCGACAACGTACTAAAGCGGTAA
- a CDS encoding molybdenum cofactor guanylyltransferase — protein sequence MKPATWSGAVLAGGLSSRFGQDKAMYVYRGKPLIGWVLESMSGASEVFVVANRPYPGFGTVYQDLRRGGDTLSGLHAALAHAKHDWVAVAACDQPFFNAGFWDFMLAQIKPGSLAVVAVERGFFEPLGSLYHRSLEPEVLRRLGAGELKMQALLQSIPHVALDKTELEDRFGRYLFINANYPEDLP from the coding sequence CAGCGACCTGGAGCGGGGCAGTGTTGGCGGGAGGGCTTTCCAGCCGATTTGGGCAGGATAAGGCTATGTATGTGTACCGAGGTAAGCCCCTGATCGGATGGGTGCTGGAGTCGATGAGCGGGGCGTCGGAGGTCTTTGTGGTGGCCAACCGCCCCTACCCTGGCTTTGGGACGGTATACCAGGATCTTCGGCGGGGTGGCGATACCCTATCCGGGCTTCATGCTGCGCTAGCTCACGCCAAACACGACTGGGTGGCGGTTGCAGCCTGTGATCAGCCTTTTTTCAACGCAGGCTTTTGGGATTTTATGTTGGCGCAAATAAAGCCCGGAAGCCTGGCTGTGGTGGCTGTCGAGCGTGGTTTTTTTGAGCCGCTTGGATCGCTGTACCACAGGTCCCTCGAGCCCGAGGTGTTGCGCAGGTTGGGGGCGGGAGAGCTCAAGATGCAGGCCCTTTTACAGAGCATACCCCATGTGGCGCTGGACAAGACCGAGCTAGAAGATCGTTTTGGGCGGTATTTGTTTATTAATGCCAACTATCCAGAAGACTTGCCATGA